The genomic DNA GATCCACATGATGAAAATTAAGAATTTCGGTCGGGCAGATTTTCATTCAGACGAGACTAGCGCGAGTGGTTCCGCCCTTGGATAGGACCACtcaatatcctcccgtggacgtcatacaaggcgactaaggaacacatagctgataggcaacaatagcattctcaaggacTCAGACAGGCGGCATCGCGGCTCATTGATTATATagtaaactagctgcgccccggcgctgccgtgggaatttcgggatagaaagtaacctatgtattattccaggttatattctacccgtgtaccaaatttcataacaattgatccagtaaattttgcgtgaaagagtaacaaacatacaaacacatacatcCCCACAAccttttgcatttttaatactaataggATTTTTCTTACCTAGCAGTTGCAGCAATTTCTTCACAGGTCTGGATATCCTTGTCTTTCGCAAGTGGTCCCGATTTCCTTCTCACTTTAGCGAGTACCGTCGACTTTATCAACAAATATGTTGCCAGAATTAAAATCGTCATTCCCTTCATCGTGCTATCAACTTTCAGAATTTAGTAGTCGCTTTAAGTTTCGCTTGATTGATCCGACCTAGCTAATTTTAGatataagtattatgtataaattattgtatggCAGGAAGGATTATGTaaagtataaattacattcaaaaattaacatgggaacatgtaggtaggtatgtgttATACGTAATACAGCAAATAAACTggataatacatttattaagtCGGATAAGCACctctagtatatttattttaagtaaatatatacgaATTATGAACCCTAAAAGACTAGAGTACTAAAACAGTACTGTTGTAGATTCAATTATGTCAAATATCAATCCAGTTCTCTTTGTAGCACTAAAGACTCTCGTCTGATTCCCATCAGAACTCTGTCAAGGAAGTTTTCAAACAatgtttttcaaaacaatttgtCTCACGAATGTGGCATCTTCATTGTCTACATTGAGGCGTAATTTCAAACATTTCTACACTATTCAGTACATTTTCGGAGTAATTTTTCCAAACTATAGCTTTTGTCCGCAGCTAATCTGCGAAATCAGAACAGACACGATTTTGatataaactttcaccccccgagtatagtaattttgggttgatatttgaaaaaaagtagCTATGTTTGAACAGAGgtctatatgtatacaaaatttcatcaaaatcagtctagcgatttagccgtgaaagcagaacagacagacagactttcacatttataatattagtatggatttctTGTTTATAGTAGTTGTAGTAAACTAATAATTCGGTCCTAATTTTTACCTCAGTACTGTTATCCTTTATTTTGAgtagtttgttatttttaattacttttaatttgttttcttaatcTCGAGTTTATTTTGAGGCTGActctattttttaatgtaaaaatttattatttacgcaGACCGCAATTATAAAGGAATTTTGACAATGTTAACAAAACGCTTATTTAACTACCGGCCCGTCCCAGCCTAGCACGGGTAAACCTAAACAATAtactcatatatatatataactactcctttctcaggaatcacacaatctatttaaaaaacctgcTCCAAAtgtgttgcgtagttttaaagatctaagcacaCATAGGGACAGATAGACAGCGGGGAGCGACTATGTTTTATGTAATGAGACGCTTTGGGTTGTTGACTTCTTTATTGACGCTGATAACGTTAGcataatcaaattttattcaccaCCTATCCAAAAATTTGTCTCTTGGGGCTTCATAATCAtttacaaacttactttcttcCTCTCTTTGCTTCTCGAGCAACTTCCACTCGGCTATTTTACGAATGTTTTCTTCTCTTGCCGATACCAAAGAAACTGGTGAACCTGTTCCATTAAAGTTGAGCACTTTTGCttcttctgtcttaagttcgTCCGTCTCTGGCACCTGTCCGTTGATTGCCAATATCTGAGCGTAAAAATCGCCGCAGTACATCAAGGCTAAGTATGGATCCAGAATTTTCATGCGCAATGTTATCACTGGATACTTTGCTTTGGGATGAGCTGCgaattatatactttatttatatgtgaatACAAGTTATAGAGTGTATACTGGTgtgttgtgtaaataaatatgataattctTTCTTTCAACCAAACTATTTCTACTGAAAGGGAAAAAAGTATTGCGTggtactataaataatatataataactacttATTATGGATAAACTATAAAAAGGTTTTCcataatcttaaaatttccacgtaatattttatcataatcaaTTTTACGACGAACGAAAACTGGTCACATGCAGCTCAAGATGAGGAGTGCAAGAGCAATAAGAAAAgatttcccgaaattccccCGCAAATGGATTTTTCACTCACATACCTTTTGGTTATTTACCTTTTAGTTGTTGTTTATTTGGGGTTAACtatcataacataaaaatatcttactcTTCAAGTAATCAGAAGTCATCTGATGTTTTATGCCATGGAACAGGCCTGTCTGGTCCACTGCTATCAGAAGCATCGGCGTAACTTCCTCCAGCATCAGTTTTGGCTGATTCCAATCCACTTTTTCTGATAAATATGGACCATAGTCTTTTTTGTACGCCTGAACGGCCtggaaaaagtatattatccCGTCTAAAATGAGAGTGGCTATGGtcactctcatctgagcaCATTGCCAGTTGCTTCCGCAGCTTTGGTATGTGAAGAAAGTAACCTAGGGCCATTAGTGTTACTTCGTACGTTTTCAGGTTGCATACcacaaaagaaacaatatgGAACATTGGTTCCGACAAATGGCAAAAAGAGGGAACCATATAGATGCGTCGTGCCTGTGTatcctttaaaaaataaagagataGAGGAAGAAAAATGAACTGAAATGACACCCGAAAtactggggtattatgtaatctgtgccCGAAAGAATAAATACATGGGGAATTGACCTATCTCATGTGCGGAGTGCCAGGTCTTTAAAATGACAGAAAttccagaacatttttttcttaaactgAATCAATGCAAAATTTATCATCATTGTTGCTTGTAACTGTTGATTCAAAATTACTAGATTCGTTTCAATGATATTTAgtgcaaaatcaaaatcaaattcaaaaattagagACCTACaaaaacactttttcacgtcatattctagtAAAGTGCAAAATACAAGAAgaataaaatcatatacatAATCCATAAATCCGAAATAAAACAGCTTATAAACGTACTTACTTTTACAGTTGGAACTCTGAACTTGTGAACAACTGCTATTCTTTCGTCATGAGCAGTCCACATATAAAACGGTATCCAATCAATGTCAAGCAAGTCTTTAGGATGAAATACAgaattctttttaaattcttcgCACGTTGTCCATGCAATTTTTACATTAGTATGCTCGAAAGCAAAATTACGTGCCGTTTTATCATTTAGTGTCAAATTCACTGGATTAAGcgattttttgtcatatttacTAAGAAAACCTAAATTCACTGGTGCTTCACTTCTATGCGGTTCTTTTTTAGGAACTTTTGGCTTGTCGATCTCAAGGTTCCTGGATTgtaaatcttcaaatttaaagaaatctacataagttttattttccatgATTCTGTCTCCTGGATAAATCAAATCAGGTAGATCTGTAGGCCTCCTCATGAATTGTATATCACTTAGAGGTGCGGTTTTCAGATAGTATCTTTTCTCTTCCTCTGTCTGTGGGTATACCATTGCCATCTCGAGGAAATCTATTGGTTCCTTAAGGCCTGAAGATGGGTTGACATAGTTCATATAAAATGCAGGGTTTGGATAAACATATTGGACATTAGGTGAAGGACCATTATTCTCCATGGATTCCGCACGTTCTCCATTAGTGAAAtgcaatagaaaaaataatgcaacTGTCTTCATGACGATGAAAGATACGGGGAGTTGAGTTTTGTTGGTTAAATAATCACACAATGTTTGAAGGCAGTGTTCAAAAacctttttacatataatctacaaaactgtaagtgggctatgtctgcacataggagatattccagaaaaataattatgggggtGTCTTTATGGGAGGCTTCTgcatttgtatgtttgttcacgCATCACGCAAAAGCTACTGGACGGAATATGATGCGTTTCATATTTGTATGATACAGatggtctaatttaaaatctggtataggatTTATCGCGATACGGACGTTaaaacccgagatattgacaaaaatattttattggcgCGCGTAATAAACGcaggtgaagccgcgggcaaaacctAAAGCGGAGCAGACAtgaatttcatacaaactttaatcCCTCATTAAAGTCATTTGGGAGATGAGTTTTGAGAAAAAAGATGCCTACTTTTAAACTAGGGTCTATGCatagcaaatttcatcaaaattggtccagcgcTTCAGtagcggacagacagacagatagacagacagactttcgcatttataatataagtacgtATTATTAAGCATTAAGCCGCAGCCATCACCAAACCAAGGGAGTATCCCATCCCATATTTTCATCCCATAAAGTAATCACCTATATACAACACGATTATAAAGATAAAGGTAAAATTAGCTTGTAAAAAGCGTTGATTACGTCTGATTAAAAGAAGTTTCCGCATACACGACATATGACCTAAACAACAACagttcaatatttttccaCTGATTCGCCTCATTTTCAGCTGATATCGTTTGACTCAATTCAATGGGTTTCAAACATTGTTATTAGGATtttcaaaaggtaaaaactgAACCTTTATGGAATGTCCTGTCCATTTATTAAAAgccttttttattcaaaagcCTTTTGAATTCTTCGAGGTATCAAGTTGTATCAAATTCTCGGAAATGAATATGTGACAAGAACTGTCACTGTAGAAATTTGGCCCAAGATTGTACTACTAAACCTGGAACAGTTTCTACCCTTGGTCAATTCGTGAAGGACCTCCATGTCTTTGTCCTCTACATCATCATTACACTCCCCTATAAGATTAATCTATATGGAAATTTCACAGTGTCTCTGTCCTACGAAGAAAGCACTTCAAATGGTGAATTACACGAAGAACGCTCTGAAGGACGACGTTccttataaactttttaactataaaatatttgaaagacCGGACCGTATTGTAAACGATTTTGTGACATTGTTACGTTTGAAGGGAAAAAATATCGACatcactattttaaaaaattgcgggttcattttatttcatttagctAATAGgcatattacaatatatttatctaaagaAATCATGTACTAATGTGGTCAAGACATTATTGaggagaaaaaataatatttcatccTCGAATTTGGTCTGCCTTTGTAGCAAAGCAGACACACTGGACATCCATCTTGTCTTCGTCATCCACATCATTATATTCAGTAGAGTCTTTGTGTTGATCCTGATGAAGAAACCGTTCAGGtagaagtattttaattatgatgaGGTATAGATAAGATGCGCTTCATTAGTGGCGCTCCAAAACTGATGCGCTTCGAGGAATATCTCCAATGGCCACCATTGGATTGCATCTTTTCAATTTCCTCCTTCAAGTTGCCTACCCATAGTGCAATCGTGAAGCTAGTCAAGCGAAAGAGCCCCATGCATCTGGACCTCTGTCTCCTCTTCGTCCTCCATAATATCGTTAGGATCCACTGTTACTGATATGTCCGGTACGTTGTTCTGCACACGGTATGGAAAACCTAGTGGATTTCTCATTTTGAACAAGCTCGCTGCTGCTATTAACTGAAAAAAACATGTCTTTTTTCTTATCAAGAAACCTGATTCTGAAATCATAAAATCTGATCAAGTGTCAGATTTGACACgggaaattttgaatttggaatctTTTGGCCAACCCCAAATGATGGGAAGAGGAaaggaaagaaaaagaagacaaacatacatattttatctctatCTGACCTGGTCGTCCTTTGGCATTATCTCGACAGGAGCAAGCGCAGCACCAACTTTAAACTCACAGTTCATGAAAGCCAAGTAGCCTGGTTCCACTATCTTCATTGCGAAAATCACCTCTGGCTGTAACAGAtctgtaaaagtaaataatttattttacactatttgtagcccgcgacttcgttcacCTCGACTTTGACCTCGgcgtattataaatacgaattaCTTCCATGCTAATGCgtacaatattttactaaaattttaactagcAATTTTTACgttctataaaataatctatatcATACTAACGAAAGCTACACATAAAAATGCCATCAAGGCCAAATGTCTTGTGGGTCACCTTATGGTAAGTGATCATAGCTGCCCAGAAACTACTGCAATACCAGGGCAGTCACAGAAGGCGAGTAGACTGGAGGaggaaaatttgaaatatttttcttacgtTCGAAAATTAGGGACGAAATCACTCGGAATTTTCCCGAAGTCTCTGTCCTGATGAAGAAAGCGCTCAGGTCCACGGTGGACTCCACGAAGAACGCAGTGTTGTTCCAATTGACGTTGGTAGGACGACTTGCTTTGTGAACTCTCTTATCTATTTCCTCCTTGAATCTGTTTATTTCCTGAAAAATAAGGTTGATTTTTCAAAGGAACAAAGCCATGACGCCATGACCGTCGGTCGCTGCTGTTGATTTATTTGAGAATTACGTCTTCATATCGGTTCTGTTTATCATTATGTCCTGCAAGTAACACTTCACCTACATTATTATCTTACAAAGTTAAAACTTCCTCGACGTCACTTCATTTTTACAACAGTGTATTTATGATAAGCGTGACCTGATGATGCACCTAGGCTCGGCTGATTGATTGCAAAAATATCTTCCTGACAAAAagcctaaaatattttctttgtaaaaaaatattacgaatataaataaatacttgccATTTCCGTGGGCGGTCTAAACCTGACAATATACGTTTCATCATATTCCTCAGCCCAGAAATAGAACACTTTCCAATCTACGTCCAGCAATCGTTTCTCATCAAAGATGGCTCCGTCCAAGAATTCCTCACACGTGGTCCAGTTGTCAAAAGATTTTGTCGTGTCTACTGGCTCTTCACGGCGTACTGTCACAGCCACTGATTGGTTGATTAACATCGATAGTAATAACACTATCATTTTGATATAATGTTCAGTTTTCAACTTCTTTAAAGAAATTAGTGCATATTTTGTCTTCTCTAACGAAACAatcatgtttaatttatatattaagtgGTACGAATTAGTGTACGTATGTTAACGATTATATTTATGTGCTTCAATAAGACAAAACGGAAGTGAAGTGATTAGTCTGTTGGCTTAGGTATATTCATAGTTTTctcattttgtaataattaaaattataaaattgtaaagtttgcttcatataattttggcaatattaatattataatctatgatgtttttgtacaatgtttttttctacatTAATAAAGCAACTTTATCTTATACGTTAACTTGAAGCTAATTCACTTGtactgcaaaaaaaatatcgtccGTCGATTTATATATACGTTACAAATTGTCTTtgtttaacaaacaaaaaatcaaatatgttgtttttgtttacatattcTCATGTACAAGTACACATACCATTCGACTATCATATTGAGAAATTAATTGTATACTTACTACCAATCCAAACGAACTAGAACCTGCGTAGTGCGCTGGGTGCGCCAAGagatttttgtgtatttaactatttaacaatattgtgTTCTAATtggtaaatgttaaaaatatatgactaCATACAGTATCGGCGATTTGTGCTCGTTTTAGTAATTTAGATCCTTaatctttgttttaaaaacttaGGAGTCACAATAAAAGTCAATATTAAACAGAATTATTTAATCTAGATGGTCCTGCAAAAACTCTTTTTCCTGTTCAGTGCACGCCGGGTGTCCTGTCCCCAAGTCCAGTTCCGCTACCAACGCCATCACATCTTTTTTCGAAGATTCGAAGGATTTCGACCGTTCTGATAGCGAACCAACTCCGATGCGGCAATCGATCATGATCAAGAATCGACCTTTATCGACCAGTGTGAGGTAAAACGTCAAAAGTGGTACGGAATGTCTCGGTGGAGCCATgcctaaagtaaaaaaaaaatgttaaaacatcaaatattaataaagattgcctaagattgattgattaaGAAAAATTGCATGGTGTATGCAATTTTTCCCAGGCAACCtttttaggtaattttattttcaaatttgttaCTGTTTTTATGTTCGGCTTTACgtgtaatattgtattgtaagaAAGATTTGTCCATGATATAAGAGTACCGCCTGTGCAGACATAATAGGACGGCCACGTCTTGCATAAACCAATGAATTAGGGAACAAATATCTGGAGATGCCGCTCCCGCCTTGAGAAGAGCAAAGCCAAGTGATGGCTTGAAATCGTCAAGGTTGATATGTGTGCGAAGGGTCTGATAGCTAAGGATGCTGAAGATAATGCGAAATAAAAGTAGAATGGTGAACTCTTTGGCTTTAAAGCTCTATGGCATAAGGGAAAGCCGGGAAAGCGCTTATATGACAAAGAGAGTaagaaaaatagatatttgtgGCCAGCTTATGACCCATTGCCGTAAGTCTACACAAGAGATCTtcaatatatgtaattgtatTATCAGTAagtttatgtacctaattatgattctgtattttatgtacttctcggtttatttatttgtgttattaatttatattaggtaaGTAAGTTTTCTACGTATTAGATGCACTTTATCACATCACAATACTAAATCTATTCGGTCTTGTGGTTGATCAGTAGAtaatgcataaaataaattaatatccaTTTTAAACTATGAGACTTTTTGTCAAATACTTACTAGCCTTTTTGACGATATTGGGAACAGCGGTGAAAGCCCCGGCTGACCCGGGCTGGGCGAACATCAGGAGCTCATAACGGGTCGGGCCCATGGTCATGTGCAGTGTGGCCCCGGCCCATAGTGGCTGCTCTTCTAAGTACTCATACATATCATTCCAGACTTCATTTATAACCTATAAAGTAGCCCAATAGCGGTTGTGGTCCAATAGTTAATACCTACATCCGCCTGTGAAACGAAagttcccaggttcgaatcctatacGTGAGTTcttataccaatttgactatTGGAAT from Plodia interpunctella isolate USDA-ARS_2022_Savannah chromosome 21, ilPloInte3.2, whole genome shotgun sequence includes the following:
- the LOC128679392 gene encoding uncharacterized protein LOC128679392, which encodes MIVSLEKTKYALISLKKLKTEHYIKMIVLLLSMLINQSVAVTVRREEPVDTTKSFDNWTTCEEFLDGAIFDEKRLLDVDWKVFYFWAEEYDETYIVRFRPPTEMEINRFKEEIDKRVHKASRPTNVNWNNTAFFVESTVDLSAFFIRTETSGKFRVISSLIFEHLLQPEVIFAMKIVEPGYLAFMNCEFKVGAALAPVEIMPKDDQLIAAASLFKMRNPLGFPYRVQNNVPDISVTVDPNDIMEDEEETEVQMHGALSLD
- the LOC128679390 gene encoding uncharacterized protein LOC128679390; this translates as MKTVALFFLLHFTNGERAESMENNGPSPNVQYVYPNPAFYMNYVNPSSGLKEPIDFLEMAMVYPQTEEEKRYYLKTAPLSDIQFMRRPTDLPDLIYPGDRIMENKTYVDFFKFEDLQSRNLEIDKPKVPKKEPHRSEAPVNLGFLSKYDKKSLNPVNLTLNDKTARNFAFEHTNVKIAWTTCEEFKKNSVFHPKDLLDIDWIPFYMWTAHDERIAVVHKFRVPTVKAVQAYKKDYGPYLSEKVDWNQPKLMLEEVTPMLLIAVDQTGLFHGIKHQMTSDYLKTHPKAKYPVITLRMKILDPYLALMYCGDFYAQILAINGQVPETDELKTEEAKVLNFNGTGSPVSLVSAREENIRKIAEWKLLEKQREEESKFVNDYEAPRDKFLDRW
- the LOC128679394 gene encoding uncharacterized protein LOC128679394, with translation MVLFDYVFLLIFVVKLNECLIPLNGAKRNETMCERMVRKSYFDMDLVVGDPWRILYTWNMSLNEKCVDITFANATNKVINEVWNDMYEYLEEQPLWAGATLHMTMGPTRYELLMFAQPGSAGAFTAVPNIVKKASMAPPRHSVPLLTFYLTLVDKGRFLIMIDCRIGVGSLSERSKSFESSKKDVMALVAELDLGTGHPACTEQEKEFLQDHLD